The nucleotide window ATGCTGATTCCTGTCACGCCTTCTGCTGAAAATCCATCACCTTTCGTAAAACTTAGCGAATTTGCCGAGATTGAACTGGTGGGTAAAGTTCAATCCATTTCCCGCACAAATGGCAAAGACGCGATAGCCTTGCAAATTGTAAAAGAGCAGCAGGCAAACACTGTTGACGTAGTTAATGCAGTGAAAGATATCGTGAAAGAAGAAGAATCCAAAATCGACGGGTTAATCATTGAAGTATCACTTGATCAGGGAAAGCCAATTGAAGAATCGGTTTTTACAATGATTGAAAAAGCTTTATTTGGCGGATTAATTGCGATTCTTGTTATCCTGCTTTTCTTGCGAGACTTCAAATCTACGATTATATCAATTGTCTCGATTCCAGTTTCGATTTTTATGGCATTGCTGCTATTGAACTGGATGGATATTACGCTTAATATCATGACACTTGGCGCGATTACTGTAGCGATTGGCCGTGTCATTGATGACTCAATTGTCGTCGTGGAAAATATATATCGCCGCCTGCATCTGAAAGAAGAGAGATTGACAGGCCGGGCACTTGTACGTGAAGCGACAATTGAAATGTTCAAGCCGATTTTGTCATCGACTCTTGTTACGGTTGCAGTATTCGCACCGTTGATTTTTGTAGGCGGCATGGTAGGGGAACTATTCGCACCATTTGCCCTGACGATGACATTTGCACTGGGTGCTTCACTAATAGTTGCGATTACGATTGTACCAGCTTTATCACACTTTTTATTCAAGAAGAAGTTATATGGTGAAAAGTCTGAAAGCAGCCATAAGGAAGGTGGGAAACTGTCCAATTGGTACAAGGGTGTATTGAATAAGTCGCTTAACCATAAGATCATTACTTCACTGATTGCGGTTATCCTACTTATCGGAAGTCTTGCTTTGACCCCTATCATCGGCTTCAGCTTCATGGGCAGTGAAGAAGATAAGGTCATGTATCTGACATATACTCCTAAAGCAGGCGAGCTTAAGGAAGAAACAATCGAGAATGTGGCAGAAGTAGAAGAAGAAATGCTTAAACGCGATGACATAGATATTGTACAGGTATCGATTAACGACGAGGCCGATCAGATGACGGCCATGATGGGCGGAGGTGCAAGCGGAGCATTGATGTACCTCATCTTTGACCCTGAATTGGATAACTTCTCTGAAGTAAGGGATGAACTTGAGGACTATGTCTTTAACATTGGCCAAAGCGGCGAATGGAAGAGCCAGAACTTTGGCGGAATGTCGATGCCTGAGAATGAGATCAGCTATACCTTGTATAGTGAGGATTTAGACAAATTAACAAGCACTGTCAAAATGGTAGAAGAAGAAATGAAAACTGTAGACGGCTTGAAGGACGTAACTTCCAGTGCAGAAGATGCTTATGTAGAATACACCTTTAAGGTTGAACAGGATGAATTGCTGCAATATGGACTGACAGCAGGACAAATCATCATGATGCTCAATCCGAACAAATCGAAAGAAATCTTGACGACTGTTGAAAAAGATGGAGAGTCACTGGATGTCATTGTTCAGCAAGAGCAAGCTGAACAGCCAGAATCAATCGATGACATCCTTGCCACTGAAGTACAACAGCGCTCGGAACAACCATGCCGCTGTCTGAATTAGTAAGTGTTGAAGAAGGTACAACGATGAATACTTTGGCTCGCAGCAAAGGCCAGTATTATGCTTCTGTATCAGGGACTGTCATTAGCAAGGATATTTCAAAGGCAGGTGCTGACGCTGAAAAAGCAATCGATGAATTAGACCTACCTAAAGGCGTGGAAGTCGGAGTGGCCGGTGTCCAGGCAGATATGACGGAAACATTCACACAGCTTGGCGCCGCGATGCTTGCTGCGATTGCAATCGTCTACTTCATCTTGGTTGTTACCTTCCGTGAGGGTGTCGCACCATTTGCAATACTATTCTCACTTCCATTTGCAGTCATTGGATCGTTTGTAGGGCTGCTTATCGGAGGAGAAACCATCTCCGTCTCTGTCATGATGGGTCTGTTGATGCTGATTGGTATCGTCGTAACTAACGCCATCGTGCTTGTAGACCGAATCATTCACATGGAACGCGAAGGGCTCACAATGCGTGATGCAGTCCTTGAGGCAGGTGCTACACGTTTAAGACCAATCCTGATGACAGCGATCGCTACAGTGGGCGCCTTGATTCCATTAGCGATAGGATCAGGCGGAGGCGGACTGATCTCCAAGGGGCTGGCGATTACCGTAATTGGCGGATTGACCAGTTCAACATTATTAACGCTGATTATAGTACCGATTGTATATGAAGTTTTATCAAGATTGTTTAAGAAAAATCGTAAGGAAATTGTAGAAAACTAATAATAGAGCCCTGGTGGATGACTGGTCGTCCTGCCGGGGCTCTTTTTGGATATGATTTTAATATATATGAACTGACATTTGTAATAGATAACGATTGTAAAACAGTCCTGGAAATTCTTTTTGGATGCTCATACACGTTTAAGAACCTTGATACAAAGCTTATTCATTTCATTACTAATACCATAGGAATGTCCCTGAAACTTGGCTATAATTAAGGTTATTAAAAGAGGAATATGGAGGCTTCACACATGTCTAATTTGCCCAATTGCCCAAAATGCGGTTCAGAATATACTTATGAGGATGGCACCCTGCTCGTTTGCCCGGAATGCGCCCATGAATGGGACCCTGCTGCAGATGCTGCCAATGGAGAAGACAATAAAGTGATCAGAGATGCGAACGGCAATGTGCTGAACGATGGAGACACCGTCTCTGTCATCAAGGACCTTAAAGTAAAAGGTACCTCTTCCGTGATTAAAATCGGGACAAAGGCTAAAAATATCCGTCTAGTAGATGGCGACCATGATATTGAGTGTAAACTCGAGGGATTTGGAGCAATGAAGCTCAAATCTGAATTTGTAAAGAAAATATAGAATATTTTTGGCCAGGCGTTTGTCTGGCTTTTGTTTACTCTTCTTCCTCTTTCGCCAGGTTTCGACTGTATTCCACCCAAACCACCAGACAGGGGAGGGGATATTTATTTAGCTTAATGAGCGTTGGTTTTCTTGGCGGACGACCTCACCAAGAAAATGTGATTCTTTTGATTCTAAGTTCATGTGCATATCTCCTCATGCTTTCTATAGAAACATAAAATTCATATTCCCTCTATCAATTACTCAATTCCTTTCAACATTCCCGCTACTGCTACTATTTAAAATTGTTCATTCCTACCTATTTTTTTTGTTTCCTAACTATTTACAGGATTTTTCATTCGCACGACTCTCTCTTTTGTTGATAGTGAAAATAAACTAGTTCGTAAGGTAGGTAGGGGAGGG belongs to Mesobacillus subterraneus and includes:
- a CDS encoding zinc ribbon domain-containing protein YjdM, translating into MSNLPNCPKCGSEYTYEDGTLLVCPECAHEWDPAADAANGEDNKVIRDANGNVLNDGDTVSVIKDLKVKGTSSVIKIGTKAKNIRLVDGDHDIECKLEGFGAMKLKSEFVKKI